The sequence TCACGCTGGGCAGTTGCGGCGGCGCCGCCGATCCGCAGCTCGAGCAGGAGTTCCGAGAGACCCTGGGAGATACGTCCATCACCGTCTTCCCGGCCGCGATACGCCGGGAGACGGTCACCTATGATCACGCGCCAACGCTGAGAATCGGCGAGTTCCTGGCGGCGCAGAAGCTGGCCCAGCCAACGATTTCTGATGCGGAGGTGCCGCTCAGCGGGCCGTGGCACTCGAATGAGTCTACGATGTGGCAGGAGAGCGCCGCCTCCCTGGGCACGTATGTGAAGGCGCACCCCATCCAGACCCGTTATGCTCTGCTGCCGGAGTACCTGATCCTCGGCGGAAGCGGCGCTGTCGGCGGCGTGCACGTGTACGTCGTGCGCGACGATGGCGCGCTCGTGTTCGGGTTTGGCCTGAATTCCCATCACGAGGCGTTCAAGCGGCTGAGTCCGAAGACGGTGGATGATTGCACGACGCTCGCGATCGATCAACTGCGGGCGCAGCTCGTGACGGACAACGGGACGGCGAAGGTGAAATCCGGCTTGAAGGCGGACACCGCGCTGACCATCGTACCCGTCGTAATGCACGGTGGACCGTCGAAGGACGTGGCCGACGTCGTGGGGCTGATGCTGGAAAAAGAAGGAATGCCGAATATCTGGACGACCGACGCGGCGTTCAATCCGGCCGCGGATGGGTCTCTGGATGAGCTGGCCACGGCGTTCGCCAAGTTCATTAAGGCGCATCCGGTCGAGACCGAGTATGCGCTGTTCGCGCAACTCCTCGGCACGCCGCAGACGGGGCTTACCGAGAGTCGCGCGGTGTTGGTGGACAAGGCCGGCGCTGTTGTCTGGAAGGACCAGCAAGGACCGGATGACGCTGACTTCCAGCGCATCCAGCCGCGCGAGCCGATGCAGTGCTGCCTGCTGCTGTGCGAGCGGCTGAAGCCGGTGTTTCATCTTTCGGCAGTGACGCGCGCGAAGGCGAGCGAGGGCCGGATGGCACGGCTGTGGGCGGAGAAATCCGGCACGCCCACAGACGCGGAGCGCGCGGCGATGCATGACCGCGTGAGCAAGCTCAAGGCCGCCATCGGCAAGGCGACGATCGCCGTCTATCCCGTGCTGCTCGGCGACCAGGTGGATCGACAAGACGGCGAACAACTCGCGGCGCTCGTCGCCGAGGAGTTCGGCGGATCTGTGCAAGCGGCGGCAACCGACTTACCGCTGAAGATCGCCCCGAACTCGAACGAGCAGCGACGGCTATGGGACCTCGCGCGGGCATTCCAGGCCCAGGTACGCGCGAATCCGCCGGCCGCCGATTACGCGCTCTATGCGGAATACACGATCCGGCCAAGTGATCAGCAGGTCTGGACCGTGCATTTCGTGGTTTGTAACCGGGCCGGCGAGTGGGTCATCGTGGATTTCCAGAACAACCATCACGACGATTTCCAGCGGATCAACCCACAGAACAAAGGCGACTGCGCTCGGCTGATCGTGAAACGGCTGCAGGGCTACCTGCGGTAGCCCGCCGCATGCGAGGTGGACTATGACGAACCTGGGTGCCCCGGTTGTCGGCGGCGACGTCGCGCGTTCGCGCCTGCGATTGAAGCGCGTCTTCCTGCGCACGCTCGTAATCTCGCTCGTGTCCTGCGCACTGGTCGCGGTCGCCGCACTGCTCGCGGGCACCTTCAACGACACGACCGCCAAGATATTGATGACGCTCGCGGCGCTGGCCGTGCACAGCGGCGTCGCGATGGTGCTCGCCCACGCGCTCGAGCGACAGGTTCGCACGATCGTGAGCCGCAGCGGTCTCATCCTGTTCGCCGCCAACTTCGTGGTACTGCTCATCTGCATCTGGTGGCCGGGACCGCTGGACGCGCCCGCCGGCCGGGCCAGCGCGACGACGCTGGCCCTGCTGTGCGCGTATGTCGTCGCCGTACCGTGCGCCGACCTCATGGAACGTCGGGCCTACCAGCCGCTGCCGGCAGTCGGCCTGGCGAGCTGCATACTCGCTTTCGTGATGATCCTGGTCTGCATCTGGGCGGAGTCGCGGGAAAACGAAGCGTTCGCAAAGGCCACCGCCATCGCCGGCCTCGTCGCATTCTCGTTTGCCCATACGGCGCTGCTTCTGCGTGTGCCCACGGGCGGACGCACGGACTGGCTGCGCGCCGGCACCCTCTTGTGCGTATGGCTCGTGGCGGCAATGCTGGGCATCACGATCATTTGGGAAGTGGAAGACGAACTGTGGTTCCGCCTGCTCGGCGCCGCCGGTGTACTCGACGCCAGCGGCTCGCTGTCACTGCTGATCGTCGCCAAGTTGCGGCAGGTCGGCAAGACAGAGCAACTGCAGACCGCCGCGCCGCGCGTCGAGCTGAAGTGCCCGCGCTGCGCCACACCACAGTGCGTCGACATCGGCGCCACCCAGTGCAGCGCCTGCGGCTTGAAGTTCCGTATCGAGATCGAGGAACCACGCTGCGTGAAATGCGACTACGTGCTCTGGCAGTTGCCGGAGCGGCGCTGCCCGGAGTGCGGCACGCCGTTCTGACACGGTGTGCCGCACAACCGCGGCGCACTTGGCCGGCCGACGCGCCCTACTTGCGGACCGCCGCCACCTCGTCTTTGATCCGCTTCACATGCCCGCGGCCCAGACCCTTTACCTCGCAACCCAGCTCGAAGTACCGGCGGATCTTCGCGTCGTCCAGGATGCCGAAACAGTCGATGATCCCGACCGGCTGGCCGACCATCTTCACAACTTCGTCCGGCGACAGTGCCAGGTACGGCGCGTGCCGCACCGCGAGCACCACCGCGTCGGCGCCCTGCAACGCCGCCGCCAGGTCCTGCTGGACACGGAGATTTTTCAGACCCTCCTGGTTGCGGAAGAAGCGCGCCCAGCTGTGCCCCGGCGACGGATAGGTGTCCTGCTCCTCGACCTCCCACCAGTGCTGCAGGTACGGGTCATGCACACGCATGTCAGCCCCCATCTCGGTCAGCTTGCGCAGCACGAGCTCGCTGCCGCTGTAACGCGTGTCGCCGACGTCTTCGCGGTACGCCGCCCCGAGCAGCGCCACGCGCGCCGCCGCGACGATCTTACCCATGTTGCGCAGCGCGTCGCGCGTCAGCTCGGCGACGTGCAAGGCGCGGGTGTCGTTGATGTCAATCGCCATCGGCGTGATCTTGAAGATCTCGTCCTCGAAACCCATCAGGTGGCGGTAAGCCCACATGCCCAGGCCGCCGTCCTTCGGCAGGCAGTAGCCGCCGATGCCGGGGCCGGGGAAGATCATGTTGTTGTGCGTCGGCCGCATCTTGATCGCCTTGACGACCTTGATCAGGTCGACGCCGTTGCGCTCGGCGAAGAGGCTCCACTCGTCGAGAAAGGCCAGCATGGTGGCGCGGAAGCTGTTTTCCACGATCTTGCAGGTCTCGCTCTCGAGCGGGCGATCGAGCACGGTGAGGGGGAACTTCTCGGTGTTCAGCACCTCGGTGAGGAACTTTTCCACGCGCTGGCGGGCTTCCGCGTTCACGCCGCTGCAGACACGCCAGAAGTCGCGAATGCTGCGGACGTACTCCTTGCCGGGCATGACGCGCTCGAAGCTGTGCGCCAGCAGCGGCTCGGAGGTGATCCCGCGGGCGGCGAAGGCGCGCTTCAGGATCGGCAGCGCCACGTACTCGGTCGTGCCCGGGGCGACGGTGGTCTCGATCAGCACGAGGCACTTCGGCGGGATGAGCTGCCCGATGACCTCGAAGCTCTTCTCCAGGGCGGCCATGTCGGCGCGGCCGGTACGCAGGTTGCCGAGGTCTTCCTTCAGGTAGTCGCACTGCACGTCAACCACGACGCAATCGGCCAGCTTCAGCACGTCGTTGGTATACGTCGCCATCAACGTGCCCTTCTCCTTCACGCAACGCGGGATAATCTGGTCCACCTCGGGGTCTTCGGCCTTCACAGGCGACACGCCGCGGTTGAGGTACTGAATCTTCCAGTAGCTGCGCGTGCTGGGCCGCTGCATGCCGATCACGAACTTGCTCGGCTTGCCGGTCTTCTTGTCGACCGTGTCGGCCACGACGGCGGCCATGACCGCGCCGACGAACCCGACGCCGACGACCACGACGATCTCGCGGCCCTGCTTGCGCTGCTCGGCGACGATCTTCTCCAGCCGCTGATACTCGGCCGCATACTGCTCCTCGGTCGGCAGCGGAAACTTCTCACCATCGGGGCTGACTGAAAACGCCATGCGACTCTCCTCGATACCTGTGCGCGCCCGCCGCCTGCGAAGACCGGCCGGGGCTAGATGTGCTCCGTCGCGATCCCGTACATCTGGCCATAGGCCTCAAACTGCCGCACGTGATCGCCGTAAATGAACAACTGGTGAAAGCCCTGCGTGTCGCGCGTGTCGGCGGGGCCGTCCAGGGCCAGCTCGACCGACGTGCGGCACCCGCCGGCGGGCGGCGTGTCATGATTGCGCAGCACGCGGCCCTTGCCCAGGATCATCTTGTCCGGGGCCGTGAACTGCATGATCGTCACTTCCTGCTCGGGGCGCCACAGCACCTGGAGCGAGACACCGATGTCGGATTCCGAGTGGCTGCGCAGGATGAACGGCTCCGGGGGCTGGTGGTAGCCATTGAGCCGGGTCGGGCAGACACAGTGCGCGCCGATGAATGTGTTGTGCACTGTCTCCGGCACCGGATCCTGCATGAAGCCTGGCTTGTCCAACAGCTTGCAGCACAGCGTGTGCGACATGACCGCGTTGATGTCTGCTTCGCAGATCGCGGGCACGCCTGCATCGAGGAACCGCGACCAGGCCATGCACGGCGGGCACGGTATCTGCCGGTCGAAGACCGCGCCGAGGCAGTCCATCGTGATCCCGTGACAGCCTTCCTCGCTGAGAATGCGCGCGGCTGCGAAGTAGTTGCGCGCCGCGTTGATCACATCCGCCCGCGAGGGCTCAACGACTTTCTGTGCCGCCTTGCTGTACTCCTCAACCATCGCCAGCACGTCCGGCGTCTCGCCCGTCGCCGCCAGTGCGTCCGCGAACCGTTGCCGCGGCAGACGCCGGAGCTGCAGGCCGAAGGGCTCGAGCACTTCGTCCCGCGTCTCGTTCCCGGCCAGGACCGCCACACGCGTTCGCCGCACGTCATACGCTGTCCGCACCATCTTGAGCCCGAAGCGCAGCGGATTCAGCTCGAAGTCCGGCGACGAGATCAGGTGGACACCTGGCTGACGCGACAGCGCACGAATGTGGCCGGTGAAGCACACCCCCAGGCCGGCGAAGATGATCGTCGGGACGCCTGCGTCGGCGATTTTCTTGACCTGCCCCCACTGATCCATGTGCAACGGCAGCGCGATAACCGCGGCCGGCTTTGCCGCCTGGACCTGCGCGGCAAAACCGGCGACGGCCGCGTCGTCATACAGCGGCTCAGGCTCGAAGCGCATGCGGACTTTCAGCTCGTGACCGAAGCCCTCCAGGCGCTCCCGCGTTTTGTTGACAAACGCGTCGTAGGCATGTTTTTCCCACGCGGTGCCCGGCCAGCCGAGCCAGTACTTGTTTTTCGGCCGCAGGAACACGACCCGGATTTCAGGCCAACTGCCGGGCGTGTCGGCGGCTTCCGTCTGCGCGACCTCGCGCGCCGTAGCTTGTCGCAACCAGAATGCACCCGCAACGCTGGTGCTGGCGGCGGCGACCAGAAACTCGCGCCGCGAGAGCCCACTCGAACTACCACAGCACGCGCTATGATGGCACACGGTTCCGCCTCCAGCCGGTCCGCTGCCATGGCCGACACCGAGTCGTTGCGCGGACGGGCGGCACGATTGGACGGTGTGTGCCAGTATCGCCCAGGCCCGCGACGGCGCCAAGCAGGGCAGCCGCGGCTGAACGCCGGAATGGGCGCCGGGTCCTACCGATCCGCCGATTTCTGGCGGCCGTGCGGCCCGGTCCAGTCGTCGGCCGCGCCGGAAGCAGCACCTCCGGCGCGGCGACGCTGGCCCGTTTGAGCTACTTCACGCGCGTGTACGTGATTTCCATCTGCTTGATCTCCTTACCATCGGGCTGCGTCATGTACATCTCAAAGACGTGCTTGTCCTGGCTCTCGATGCGCGACACCGTGCGCCACTTCTGGTCCAGTTGCTCCGTCATCGGATTGGGGCCCGCGCCGGTGATGGTGATGACCTTGCCCGTCGCGTCGCACTTTCCCGTGCCGTACATCATGCCCGTGCTCATGTTGTCGATCCACACGGACATGTACTCCTTTTTCATGTTGTCATAACCCAGCAGCCCCAGGCCGTTGTACGGAGGACCGTTCGGCTCTTCCGGCGGTGCCGTCACGTCCTGCCGCAGGTACTTGCCGTCGTAGATCCACGTGAACTCCGCCTTGCCCTGCGAGGTCTGCGGCTCGGCGTCCGGCGACATCCACCAGCGCAACTGAAAGTCCCACTTGCCCACGAACGGGTCGAGGTGCTTGTGGTGCTCGCCCGGCGTGGCGTACTCCATGCACCGCTTCATCATCTCGGCCATTTTCTCGGCATCAGCCTGGGCCGCGGCGGGCTTCTTGGCGTCTTCCGCCTTCGACGGTGTTTCCGACGGCTTGCGAGTGTCCGGCGGCTGCTTCTCCTGCGCCAGCGCCGGCAGCGTCCACAGCAGCCCGCAAGCACACGCCAGCCCAAAAGTCCATTTACATCGCATCATGCTTGTGCTCCTTCTCTGGGTATCGGCCCGCAACATCGCCGCCTCACACCGAGGTCGACGTCAACACGCAGACAGCATGTTAGGGTTTTGTTCGCTTTTCGTCAACTGCCATTCGGCCCGCACACTGGGAGATAGTAGCGCCGTTGCTCACATAGCGGCGGCGATGTACGCTGAGTGGGCAACGGGCGAGATGAGCGAATCCATGCTCCCGGCGCGATGCCTTATAATCGTGGACCCGGTTCCGAACAATGAGTTAACCATTTATGACAGCACACTTTGTGAATCTGCTAGACGAGCTGCGCCGCCGCTCCTTGCGGATGGCGAGCCAGGTCGAGGACATGTTGTTCGAGGCCTGCGAGGCCATCTCCGATCCGGGCCAGCAAATGGCCCTGCGCGTGATTGCCCGCGACGCCGAGGTGGACGCGGCCGAGGTCGAGGTCGAGGCCGAGGTCATTCGGCTGCTCGCGCTGTATCAGCCCGTCGGCATCGACCTGCGGATGCTCTGCACGATCCTGAAGGTCAACAACGACCTGGAGCGGGTCGCGGACTGCGCGGTCAACATCGCGGAGCGCGCAGCGCATGGGGAATTGCAGGCGGTCGTGCGCGACAACGAAGAGCTGCGGCAGTTGTACCCGACGGTGCGTAAGGCACTGCGCGGCGCGGTGCAAGCCTACAGTTCCAACGACCCCGAGGCCGCGCGCGCAATCCGGGAGCAGGACCAGGGGATTGACGCGCTGTACCAGCAGATCATTCGAAACGTCCTGAAAGCGGCCGACGTGTCCCGCGATGACCTGGCCGCGTACCTCGATCTGCTGTCGGTGGCGAAAAACCTGGAGCGCATCGCCGACCACGCCACGAACATCGCCGAAGACGTGATCTTCCTCTCCACGGGCCAGATCGTCCGGCACCGCGAATGAGGCCACCGCGCGCCGCCACGCTCAATCCGCCCTGCGTAATACCGCTTTGAAGACCTCGATGGTCCGCTGCCGCGCGGCGGTGTGGTCGCAGAGGGGCGCCGGATAATCCAGCGCGGCCCGCTGCTCGGTCAGCCCGGCCGGATCGTGCAGCGCCCGCATCGCCACGTCGCGCAGCTCCGGCACCCATTCACGGATGAACTCGCCGTCCGGGTCGAACTTGCGCGCCTGCGTGTACGGGTTGAATATGCGGAAATACGGGACGGCGTCCGTACCCGTTGACGCGGCCCATTGCCAGCCGCCGTTGTTACTCGCCAAGTCCCCATCGACCAGGTGACGCATGAAGTGCTGTTCGCCGCGCCGCCAGTCGATCAGCAGGTCCTTCGCCAGGTACGTCGCCACGATCATGCGCAGCCGATTGTGCATCCAGCCGGTGGCCGCGAGTTGCCGCAGGCCGGCGTCGACGATCGGCACGCCAGTGCGTCCGGCACACCATGCCGCGAAGTCCGCGTCGGCCGTCCGCCACGGCAAGCGCTCCGTCGGTGGCTGAAACGCCCGCCCCATGCTGACGCGCGGAAACGCCACCAGCACGTGCTGATAGAACTCGCGCCAGATCAGCTCGTTGATCCACGTCACCGGCCCGGCCCGCCCGGTGTCCAGCCGTCCGTCATTCGCGTCGCGCGCTTCGGCCAGGCAGCGCCGCGGCGACAGAACACCCAGGGTCAGGTACGGCGAGAGGCGGCTGGTGCCCTCGGCGGCCGGCCGATCGCGCAGCTTGCGGTAGGTCGTCACCGGGCCGGAGAGGAAATCGCTCAGTCGCCGCTGCGCGACGCGTTCGCCCGCCGGCCAGAGATCCGGCCGCCCGCGCGACAGGTCAAAGCCGGCGATTTGCTCGGGGATACTGTCCGGCGCGCACACCAGCCGCGCGCGTGGCCGCGGTGCCGGGCGCGGCGCATCCAGACCGTGCGCTTCAATGTGCGCAGTCCAGGCCCGTTTGAACGGCGTGAACACGGTGTAGTCACCCCCCTGCCGCGTGTGCAACGCGCCGGGCGCGACGATCGTGCGATCATCGAACGCCCGCACGTCCAGACCCGCGCCGGTGAGTGCGCTTGTCACCGCTTCATCGCGGCGGCGCTCGTTGACCTCATACTCCCGGTTGAAGTAGAGCGCGTCGCAGTTGAACTGGCGCGCCACGTCGCGCAGCACAGCCGGTACGCGCTCGAAGGTCGGCACACTCCTGATCAGCAGGGGAATTCTGAGGCGCTTCAACCGCTCCGACAAACACGCCAGGTTACGCAGCAGAAACTCGACCTTGATGTCCGCCCAGTCGTGACTGCGCCACTGCCGCGGGCAGATGACGAAGACGCCCACGACGCCACGGTCTGCCGCGCGGCAGGCCTCCGCGAGCGCGGGATGATCGTCGACCCGGAGGTCCGCGCGAAACCACACGAGCGCACGCGTGTGCATTGTCAGCCCACCTCATGGCCCAGCAGATGTCGCAGGGCCGCGTCGAGCTCCGGATGCCGAAAACAGTAGTCCGTGCGGGTCAGAACGGCCGGCGCGACACGTGCGCTCGCCAGTACGACCTCGTCCGCTAGTCGGCCCAGCGCCAGGCGCAACACGCAGCCCGGCACGCGCAACGCGGCCGGCCGTCGCAGGACCCGGCCCAGCGTCCGCGCGAACTCGCGGCTGGTCACCGGGCGCGGTGCCACCACGTTGACCGGGCCATGCACACGGTCATCGAACAGCGCGTGATACACTGCACCGACCGCGTCATCCAGGCTCACCCAGCTCAGGTACTGCGCGCCGCCGCCGACCGGGCCACCCAAGCCCAAGCGAAACGCCGGCAACAACTGCCGCAACATCCCTCCCCCGGGCGTCAGCACGACGCCGAAACGCAGGTGCACACAGCGGACGCCATCGGGCCCCATCGCCCGCGCAGCCGCCTCCCACGCCTGACACACCTCCGGTAGGAACCCCTGCCCCGGCGCGCTGTCCTCGTCCAGCACCTCAGCCCCACGATCGCCATAGAGGCCGACCGCAGAGGCGCACAAGAACACACGCGGCCGCTCCGGCAGAGCGCGCAGGGACGCACACAGCGCCTGCGTGGCGTCGACGCGACTGTGACGGATCGCCTCCATGCGGCGGGCCGTCCACCGACCTGCGATGCTCTCGCCCGCGAGATGAATGACAGCATCGACACCGGCGAGCCGCGCCGGTTCCAGAACTCCGCGCTCCGGGTCCCACTGCACTTCAGCCAGGTCGCCGGCGGGGCGGCGCACGAGCCGCAGGGTGCGGTGCCC is a genomic window of Phycisphaerae bacterium containing:
- a CDS encoding nucleotide sugar dehydrogenase; translation: MAFSVSPDGEKFPLPTEEQYAAEYQRLEKIVAEQRKQGREIVVVVGVGFVGAVMAAVVADTVDKKTGKPSKFVIGMQRPSTRSYWKIQYLNRGVSPVKAEDPEVDQIIPRCVKEKGTLMATYTNDVLKLADCVVVDVQCDYLKEDLGNLRTGRADMAALEKSFEVIGQLIPPKCLVLIETTVAPGTTEYVALPILKRAFAARGITSEPLLAHSFERVMPGKEYVRSIRDFWRVCSGVNAEARQRVEKFLTEVLNTEKFPLTVLDRPLESETCKIVENSFRATMLAFLDEWSLFAERNGVDLIKVVKAIKMRPTHNNMIFPGPGIGGYCLPKDGGLGMWAYRHLMGFEDEIFKITPMAIDINDTRALHVAELTRDALRNMGKIVAAARVALLGAAYREDVGDTRYSGSELVLRKLTEMGADMRVHDPYLQHWWEVEEQDTYPSPGHSWARFFRNQEGLKNLRVQQDLAAALQGADAVVLAVRHAPYLALSPDEVVKMVGQPVGIIDCFGILDDAKIRRYFELGCEVKGLGRGHVKRIKDEVAAVRK
- the phrB gene encoding deoxyribodipyrimidine photo-lyase; its protein translation is MHTRALVWFRADLRVDDHPALAEACRAADRGVVGVFVICPRQWRSHDWADIKVEFLLRNLACLSERLKRLRIPLLIRSVPTFERVPAVLRDVARQFNCDALYFNREYEVNERRRDEAVTSALTGAGLDVRAFDDRTIVAPGALHTRQGGDYTVFTPFKRAWTAHIEAHGLDAPRPAPRPRARLVCAPDSIPEQIAGFDLSRGRPDLWPAGERVAQRRLSDFLSGPVTTYRKLRDRPAAEGTSRLSPYLTLGVLSPRRCLAEARDANDGRLDTGRAGPVTWINELIWREFYQHVLVAFPRVSMGRAFQPPTERLPWRTADADFAAWCAGRTGVPIVDAGLRQLAATGWMHNRLRMIVATYLAKDLLIDWRRGEQHFMRHLVDGDLASNNGGWQWAASTGTDAVPYFRIFNPYTQARKFDPDGEFIREWVPELRDVAMRALHDPAGLTEQRAALDYPAPLCDHTAARQRTIEVFKAVLRRAD
- a CDS encoding TIGR01777 family oxidoreductase, which encodes MTPGSFAFETLLDAAASEVFDWHARPGAFERLVPPWQRVRVLKRSGGICDGDRVDLLVGSGLLRTRWQLEHREYEAGRQFCDVQVRGPFAHWVHRHEFVPVEAGRCLLRDEIHYGLPGGAVGAALGERAIRRTLQRVFRYRHRTTADDLRLHAAHRTRPRLTVALSGARGLIGTALDALLTTGGHRTLRLVRRPAGDLAEVQWDPERGVLEPARLAGVDAVIHLAGESIAGRWTARRMEAIRHSRVDATQALCASLRALPERPRVFLCASAVGLYGDRGAEVLDEDSAPGQGFLPEVCQAWEAAARAMGPDGVRCVHLRFGVVLTPGGGMLRQLLPAFRLGLGGPVGGGAQYLSWVSLDDAVGAVYHALFDDRVHGPVNVVAPRPVTSREFARTLGRVLRRPAALRVPGCVLRLALGRLADEVVLASARVAPAVLTRTDYCFRHPELDAALRHLLGHEVG
- a CDS encoding DUF1579 domain-containing protein, with protein sequence MMRCKWTFGLACACGLLWTLPALAQEKQPPDTRKPSETPSKAEDAKKPAAAQADAEKMAEMMKRCMEYATPGEHHKHLDPFVGKWDFQLRWWMSPDAEPQTSQGKAEFTWIYDGKYLRQDVTAPPEEPNGPPYNGLGLLGYDNMKKEYMSVWIDNMSTGMMYGTGKCDATGKVITITGAGPNPMTEQLDQKWRTVSRIESQDKHVFEMYMTQPDGKEIKQMEITYTRVK
- the phoU gene encoding phosphate signaling complex protein PhoU; translated protein: MTAHFVNLLDELRRRSLRMASQVEDMLFEACEAISDPGQQMALRVIARDAEVDAAEVEVEAEVIRLLALYQPVGIDLRMLCTILKVNNDLERVADCAVNIAERAAHGELQAVVRDNEELRQLYPTVRKALRGAVQAYSSNDPEAARAIREQDQGIDALYQQIIRNVLKAADVSRDDLAAYLDLLSVAKNLERIADHATNIAEDVIFLSTGQIVRHRE